Proteins encoded within one genomic window of Augochlora pura isolate Apur16 chromosome 11, APUR_v2.2.1, whole genome shotgun sequence:
- the Sec24cd gene encoding COPII coat complex component secretory 24CD isoform X2: MVQIRTMTQRNTQFEPSTNNPHMMPSSTGQNNIVNQISNMSLGDQQRPPSANFPPPPLPGKSSPPMSTPANINRFNNALDSTSGIGPIGQTDPGGNSVSTISGQDLQQKAALKNPSTFQSGFPFSGQSMESNLGQYYPGQNPSPDQGFNARLPNQSGQRNVIDAAPGQPNFPRPPPTGQKSAPPLPGQPSMPNLSMQAPPPSSNSPLPRHQNVSGPLMPLQPHLSGPPLPNQQNQNNTAPQGVHGQQTLPGPPPPLSKQNLAQSNLPAHSSGPPLPGQQYPPMQSQQRPGQSYSDYSNVSSYNLHGQSNLPGPPLMGQQSMPPPPMSSQQNLPPPPMSSQQNLPPPPMSSQQNIAPPPMTSQQNIPPPPISSHQNIGPPPMSGQQNIAPPPLPGQQNIAPPPLPGQQNYNRHPYMGQQNLSDPQAPPPLPGQPIGHMMNAASNLPPSGQRQYTTGPPMQGQPMVPPLGLNRSVPGAMAGYQPTGYQGYNNDMYNAQRPSYQGGIPGAPGGYQAEDVPTQQARRLDPDNMPSPIQVIEDDQHARGGVFVTNQRGLIPPLVTTKFVTQDQGNASPRYIRSTMYTVPTTADIIKQTNVPFGLIISPMARIAEGEYEPPIVDMGENGPVRCVRCKAYMSPFMNFIDAGRRFQCMFCKATTEVPAEYFQHLDHTGQRMDRYERPELTLGTYEYLATKEYCKNDIFPKPPAIVFVIDVSYNTVKSGLVNLLCAKMKSILRNLPVDVGQTKSNMKVGFITYNNTVHFYNVNSCLAQPQMMVVGDIQDVFMPLLDGFLCDVEESEAVIDSLMTQIPAMFADTRETETILAPAIQAGLEALKASDCAGKLLVFHSSLPIAEAPGKLKNRDDRKVLGTEKEKTVLAPQNNVYNNLGQDCEGAGCSVDLFVFNNSYVDIATIGQVARLTGGEVNKYTYFQADIDGDRLITDVINNISRPIAFNATMRVRTSTGVRATDFFGHFFMSNTTEIELASIDCNKAIAVEVKHDDKLTDEEGVYIQAALLYTSCGGIRRLRIINLSLKTSSQIAELYRVCDLDAILNFFAKQSVFKLIESTPKTVKENLVARCANMLAAYRKHCASPSSAGQLILPECMKLLPLYTNALLRSDALSGGADMTIDDRSFVMQAVATMPISVSVVYIYPRLLPLHNVDPQDTELPQLLRCSMDKFTDDGAFLLENGIHMFLWLGLGLSPQWVQAVFGVPSVVQVDTDRTLLPMLDTPLNKRITDIIDRVRMERHRCMRLTVVRQREKLEMVLRHFLIEDRGTDGSPSYVDFLCHMHKEIRTLLSQ, translated from the exons ATGGTTCAAATACGTACAATGACACAAC GAAATACTCAGTTTGAACCATCAACAAACAATCCACACATGATGCCATCGTCAACAGGTCAAAACAATATAGTTAATCAAATCTCCAACATGTCCTTGGGGGATCAACAAAGACCACCTTCTGCa AATTTTCCTCCTCCACCTTTACCTGGGAAAAGTAGTCCACCAATGTCTACACCTGCAAATATCAATAGATTTAACAATGCCCTGGATTCAACGTCTGGAATTG GGCCTATTGGACAAACTGATCCTGGTGGAAACTCTGTGTCAACGATTTCTGGACAAGATCTGCAACAGAAAGCAGCTTTAAAAAATCCTTCCACATTTCAGTCTGGTTTCCCTTTCTCTGGACAGTCTATGGAATCTAACCTTGGACAATACTATCCTGGCCAAAATCCATCGCCTGATCAAGGCTTTAATGCAAGATTACCTAATCAAAGTGGTCAAAGAAACGTCATTGACGCGGCCCCCGGACAACCGAATTTCCCGAGACCGCCACCAACGGGACAGAAGTCGGCTCCGCCTTTGCCAGGCCAGCCGAGCATGCCTAATTTGTCGATGCAGGCACCACCACCGAGCTCTAATTCGCCTTTGCCAAGACACCAAAATGTGTCTGGCCCGTTAATGCCGCTTCAACCACATTTGTCCGGACCTCCGTTACCGAAtcaacaaaatcaaaataatacgGCTCCGCAAGGAGTACACGGACAACAAACTCTACCTggaccaccaccaccgctATCCAAGCAGAATTTAGCTCAGTCGAATTTGCCTGCTCATTCCTCAGGGCCTCCTTTACCGGGACAACAGTACCCACCGATGCAGAGCCAGCAGAGACCTGGTCAATCCTATTCAGACTACTCTAACGTGTCGTCCTATAATTTACATGGACAATCGAATCTGCCTGGTCCTCCTCTGATGGGCCAACAGTCCATGCCTCCACCTCCGATGTCCAGCCAGCAAAATCTGCCCCCGCCTCCGATGTCCAGCCAACAAAATCTGCCCCCGCCTCCGATGTCGAGTCAACAAAACATTGCTCCGCCTCCGATGACGAGTCAACAAAATATTCCTCCGCCGCCAATCTCAAGTCATCAAAACATTGGTCCGCCGCCAATGTCGGGTCAACAAAACATagcaccaccaccactaccaGGTCAACAAAACATAGCGCCACCACCGCTACCAGGTCAACAAAACTACAACAGACATCCGTATATGGGACAACAAAACTTATCGGATCCGCAAGCTCCACCCCCATTGCCCGGCCAACCTATAGGACACATGATGAACGCTGCTTCGAATTTACCACCGTCAGGTCAGAGACAATACACGACTGGTCCTCCCATGCAGGGACAACCTATGGTACCTCCTTTAGGGCTTAATCGTTCTGTCCCCGGTGCAATGGCGGGTTACCAACCTACTGGATACCAAGGCTATAATAAT GATATGTACAACGCTCAGAGACCTTCGTATCAAGGTGGCATACCGGGCGCGCCTGGAGGATACCAGGCAGAAGATGTTCCAACGCAACAAGCTAGACGCTTGGATCCTGATAACATGCCAAGCCCG ATTCAAGTGATAGAGGATGATCAGCACGCCAGGGGAGGTGTATTCGTAACAAATCAAAGGGGATTAATTCCACCATTAGTAACTACCAAGTTTGTAACGCAGGATCAGGGAAACGCTTCTCCTAGATATATTAGGTCCACTATGTACACTGTTCCTACAACTGcagatattataaaacaa ACGAATGTTCCGTTTGGTCTAATAATAAGTCCGATGGCTCGTATAGCGGAAGGAGAGTATGAACCACCTATTGTAGATATGGGAGAGAATGGTCCAGTTCGTTGCGTGCGATGCAAAGCCTACATGAGCCCGTTTATGAATTTCATCGATGCGGGAAGAAGATTCCAGTGCATGTTTTGTAAAGCAACTACTGAAG TTCCGGCAGAATATTTCCAACATTTAGATCATACCGGCCAACGCATGGATCGTTACGAAAGACCCGAGTTAACATTGGGAACGTACGAATACCTTGCTACAAAAGAGTACTGTAAA AACGATATTTTCCCTAAACCACCAGCCATTGTGTTCGTGATCGACGTGTCATACAACACAGTCAAGTCTGGCTTAGTCAATTTACTTTGTGCGAAGATGAAATCAATTCTGCGGAATCTGCCAGTTGACGTCGGTCAAACGAAGTCGAACATGAAAGTAGGATTTATAACGTACAATAATACGGTACACTTTTACAATGTGAACTCGTGCCTCGCGCAACCGCAAATGATGGTCGTCGGAGACATACAAGACGTATTTATGCCGCTTTTGGACGGGTTCCTGTGCGACGTCGAGGAAAGCGAAGCGGTTATAGACAGTTTAATGACGCAGATACCGGCGATGTTCGCAGACACTCGCGAAACAGAAACTATCCTTGCGCCTGCGATACAAGCTGGTCTGGAAGCGTTGAAG GCTTCTGACTGTGCCGGTAAACTATTGGTTTTTCACTCTTCCTTGCCGATCGCCGAAGCTcctggaaaattgaaaaatcgtgaCGATCGTAAAGTACTTggaacggagaaagagaaaacggTATTAG CCCCGCAGAATAACGTTTATAATAACTTAGGACAAGATTGTGAAGGTGCAGGATGTTCCGTAGATCTGTTCGTTTTCAATAATTCGTACGTGGATATTGCAACGATAGGTCAGGTTGCCAGATTAACCGGTGGAGAGGTTAACAAATATACTTATTTCCAG GCCGACATAGACGGGGATCGTTTAATCACAGacgttattaacaatattagcAGACCAATCGCGTTTAACGCGACCATGCGTGTACGCACATCTACCGGTGTTCGAGCGACCGATTTCTTCGGGCATTTCTTCATGTCGAATACTACAGAGATAGAATTAGCTAGTATAGATTGCAATAAG GCAATTGCTGTAGAAGTGAAACACGACGATAAATTGACGGATGAAGAAGGTGTATATATTCAAGCGGCTTTGTTGTATACTTCTTGCGGCGGAATCAGAAGATTGCGTATCATTAATCTTAGTTTAAAGACATCTTCTCAAATAGCTGAATTGTACCGTGTGTGTGATTTAGACgccattttaaatttcttcgcCAAGCAAA GTGTTTTCAAATTGATCGAATCGACCCCAAAAACTGTGAAGGAAAATTTGGTCGCGAGATGCGCGAACATGTTAGCTGCATATCGGAAACACTGTGCTTCCCCATCAAGTGCTGGTCAATTGATATTACCGGAATGCATGAAACTTCTCCCGCTTTATACAAACGCATTATTGAGGAGCGACGCGTTATCTGGAG GTGCTGATATGACTATCGACGACAGATCTTTCGTTATGCAAGCTGTTGCTACAATGCCTATCTCAGTATCGGTTGTGTACATTTACCCAAGATTACTACCCCTACATAATGTTGATCCTCAAGATACAGAATTGCCACAGTTGTTACGCTGTTCTATGGACAAGTTTACCGACGATGGCGCATTTTTACTTG aaaACGGTATACATATGTTCTTATGGCTTGGCCTCGGACTTTCTCCGCAATGGGTACAGGCAGTGTTCGGAGTTCCATCGGTGGTCCAAGTCGATACGGATCGTACTTTACTGCCAATGTTAGACACTCCATTAAATAAGCGAATAACAGACATTATTGACCGTGTGCGCATGGAGAGGCATCGTTGCATGAGG CTAACCGTAGTGAGACAGCGAGAGAAACTCGAGATGGTGTTACGTCATTTCTTAATCGAAGACAGAGGAACGGACGGAAGTCCCAGCTACGTTGACTTCCTTTGCCATATGCACAAAGAGATAAGAACACTCCTTAGCCAATAA